In Ipomoea triloba cultivar NCNSP0323 chromosome 15, ASM357664v1, one genomic interval encodes:
- the LOC116005912 gene encoding receptor like protein 22-like, translating into MTTTSQILSFVFHILLLFSLSLETSTSGTTEGRALLKWKNTLLNTSVLHSWSIANLDNICWNWTGITCNNAGAVYKIKLDNFSLAGTLESLDFISFPTLTLFSLHNNSFTGPIPYAIANLSQLIFLDLSLNHFDNLIPTKIEWLTKLQFLNFGGNNLNGIIPSQISYLQHLTYLCLSFNHLTGPIPESIFSNLTKLQAFNCEHNRLHGPIPTSLIKLSKLKKLDLSRNHFYGPIPPTIGNLSSLVFLGLSINMFQGTIPETLCNLHSLATLYLFHNNNFSGIIPQCLGNITSLRHLSLDSRVFHGNVSRTLCNLHSLKALSLNYMFLRGPIPQCLGNLTSLRDLSLSFNMGQGHIPETLCNLHSLKDLHLSFNSPGGMIPQCLGNITSLSDLSLTYNMLQGNIPRTICNLHSLENLDLSFNSLGGPIPQCLGNITSLRHLSLWSNVLQGNISWTLCHLQHSLESLDLSDNSLGGPIPQCLGNITSIRYLSLRSNILQGNIPRTLCNLQSSLEWLDLSNNSLGGPIPNCLGNLTSLRDLSLWSNMLQGNIPRTLCNLQHSLEWLVLSNNSLDGQIPHCLGKLKMLKTILVFKNHLQGMIAPTPTNRNDRNQTISSSLIYGKDAWLCNLSSLQLLDLSDNNLNGSLPLCLGSFSRELKVINLAKNHFWGPIPAGVCTEGNKLEYFNLNGNQLEGPSPRGLTNCRYLKFLLLGNNKFRDTFPYWLDTLSDLRVLVLRSNQFYGEICTSNTTHPFPKLHIFDISDNEFTGHLPRYYIENFEAMQRVKNDSEILHYYDGSISLVWKAVEHEVVHFNICTALYLSNNYFHGEIPKSIGNLHLIRFLNLSHNQLTGSIPSSLGNLRILEVLDLSKNQLVGEIPEQLSKSLTFLAVLNLSYNHLSGRIPHGPQFDTFSNESYLGNAALCGFPLTLQCESRGGGQIVDVEDSNGFGWRSVVVGYCCGLPFGIVIGYLIFKYGKPRWLVRLVLGN; encoded by the coding sequence ATGACGACCACTTCTCAAATTCTCTCTTTTGTTtttcatattcttcttctcttttcacTTTCTTTGGAAACTTCAACTTCAGGAACAACAGAGGGAAGAGCTCTTCTCAAGTGGAAGAACACCTTACTCAATACCAGTGTTCTTCATTCATGGTCCATTGCTAATCTTGATAACATTTGTTGGAACTGGACTGGCATCACTTGCAACAATGCGGGAGCGGTTTATAAGATAAAATTGGACAATTTCAGCCTTGCAGGTACACTCGAAAGCCttgatttcatttcatttccaaCGCTCACCCTTTTTAGTCTCCATAATAACAGCTTCACTGGACCAATTCCATATGCTATAGCCAACCTTTCCCAGCTAATCTTCTTAGACCTCAGTTTGAACCATTTTGACAATCTTATACCAACAAAGATTGAATGGTTGACAAAGCTTCAGTTCTTGAACTTTGGAGGAAACAATCTCAATGGTATTATTCCCTCACAAATAAGCTACCTTCAACACCTTACTTACCTTTGCTTATCTTTCAATCATTTGACTGGTCCAATTCCAGAAAGCATATTCTCCAATTTGACCAAGCTTCAAGCTTTCAATTGCGAGCATAACCGGCTCCATGGCCCAATTCCAACAAGTTTAATCAAGCTATCCAAGCTTAAAAAACTTGACTTAAGTAGAAACCATTTCTATGGGCCAATACCCCCAACAATTGGAAATCTAAGTTCACTAGTGTTTCTTGGTCTCAGCATCAACATGTTCCAAGGAACCATTCCTGAAACGCTATGCAATCTTCATTCCCTTGCcactctttatttatttcacaataataattttagtggtATAATTCCTCAATGTCTGGGAAATATAACTTCATTAAGACATCTTTCTCTCGATTCCAGGGTTTTTCATGGGAATGTTTCTAGAACATTATGCAATCTTCACTCCCTTAAAGCCCTTTCTTTGAATTATATGTTTTTGAGAGGTCCAATTCCACAATGCTTGGGGAATTTAACCTCACTAAGAGATCTTTCTCTTAGTTTTAACATGGGGCAAGGGCATATACCTGAAACACTTTGCAATCTTCACTCCCTTAAAGATCTACATTTGTCCTTCAATAGTCCAGGGGGTATGATTCCACAATGCTTGGGGAATATAACTTCACTAAGTGATCTTTCCCTTACGTACAACATGTTGCAAGGAAATATTCCTAGAACAATTTGCAATCTTCACTCCCTTGAGAATCTAGATTTGTCCTTCAATAGTTTGGGAGGTCCGATTCCACAATGTCTGGGGAATATAACATCACTAAGACATCTTTCACTCTGGTCTAACGTGCTACAAGGAAATATTTCTTGGACACTATGCCATCTCCAACACTCTCTTGAATCGCTAGATTTATCCGACAATAGTTTGGGAGGTCCAATTCCTCAATGTTTGGGGAATATAACCTCAATAAGATATCTTTCACTCCGGTCCAATATACTGCAAGGAAATATTCCTAGAACACTATGCAATCTCCAGAGTTCCCTTGAATGGCTAGATTTATCAAACAATAGTTTGGGAGGTCCAATTCCAAATTGTCTGGGGAATCTAACCTCACTAAGAGATCTTTCACTCTGGTCGAACATGTTGCAAGGAAATATTCCTAGAACACTGTGCAATCTCCAACACTCCCTTGAATGGTTAGTTTTATCCAACAACAGTTTGGATGGTCAGATTCCTCATTGCCTGggaaaattgaaaatgttgaAAACTATActagtttttaaaaatcatcTCCAAGGCATGATAGCTCCCACTCCAACAAATAGAAATGACAGAAATCAAACAATAAGTTCTAGTTTGATTTATGGGAAAGATGCATGGTTGTGCAATTTGAGCTCCCTACAACTTCTTGATTTGTCGGATAACAATTTAAATGGTTCACTACCTCTGTGTTTAGGGAGCTTCAGCAGGGAACTTAAGGTTATAAATTtagctaaaaatcatttttggggACCTATTCCAGCAGGAGTATGCACAGAGGGTAACAAATTGGAGTATTTCAATTTGAATGGCAATCAATTGGAAGGGCCATCGCCCCGAGGCTTGACAAATTGCAGATATCTTAAATTTCTACTTCTTGGAAACAACAAGTTCCGTGATACATTTCCTTATTGGTTAGATACTCTTTCTGATTTGCGTGTTCTTGTGCTGAGATCTAATCAATTTTACGGTGAAATATGCACTTCTAATACTACACATCCATTTCCAAAGCTGCATATATTTGATATCTCAGACAATGAGTTCACTGGTCATTTGCCAAGATATTACATAGAGAACTTTGAAGCCATGCAGCGTGTGAAGAATGACAGTGAAATATTGCATTATTACGATGGTTCAATAAGCCTTGTGTGGAAAGCGGTGGAGCAtgaagtggtgcattttaatatttGCACAGCACTTTATTTATCCAATAACTACTTCCACGGAGAGATTCCTAAATCTATAGGAAATCTCCATTTGATCCGATTTCTCAATCTATCGCACAATCAGCTCACCGGTTCTATTCCATCATCATTGGGAAATTTACGCATTCTTGAGGTACTCGATCTGTCAAAGAACCAATTAGTGGGTGAGATTCCTGAGCAGCTCTCAAAATCCCTAACATTTCTTGCTGTACTGAATCTTTCTTATAATCATCTTTCTGGTCGTATACCTCATGGTCCACAATTCGATACATTTAGCAACGAATCCTATTTGGGAAATGCGGCTTTATGTGGATTTCCCCTAACTTTACAATGTGAAAGTAGAGGTGGAGGGCAAATAGTGGATGTTGAGGACTCAAATGGATTTGGGTGGCGAAGTGTTGTTGTTGGATATTGTTGTGGCTTACCCTTTGGTATTGTCATAGGATATCTCATATTCAAGTATGGAAAACCTCGATGGCTTGTGAGGTTAGTACTTGGGAACTGA